Part of the Halogeometricum rufum genome, CGGGTCGCACCTCCACCACGTCGTCCATGTGCCGAGACACGTCGAGGACGACGCAGCCCGGACCGACGGTCTGGCCCGCCAGCGACGACCCCGTCCCGCGCGGGAGTATCGGTACCTCGTGCCGCGTCGCCACCTCGACGGCCGCCCGCACGTCCTCGGTGTCGGTGGGATACACCACGCCCGCGGGCTTCGCGCTGTAGATGCTCCCGTCGGTCGAGTACAACACCTGCGCGTACTCGTCGAATTCGACGCCCCCGTCGACGCGGGCGCGGAGGTCACTCGCCAAGTCGCGGTACTCCGCCACGTCGGGACGGTCGTGGCCGAGTTCGCCGGCCGACCAGGTGGCGTCCCTGTCTTCGATCGCCATGTCGAAATCTATCATCGACAATAGTTAAGTCCTATGCTACACGTAACCAGTTACCGCGGGTTCGGGGGCCGTCGCAAGCGCGGCACGGTACGTCACGACACAGCACGGAACGGAATCGACCCACCGCCGAGACCCACACGTATTTGACCCGGGCAGTTCAGAACCAGATATGCCCAGTGTGTCAGTACTACACGTGTGCCTGAACGTGGCGGACGCCGCGGAGTCCATCGCGTTCTACGAACAGTTCGGCTTCACCGAGTCGTGGCAGTTCACCACCCCCGACGGCGAGACGACGAACTACTACGTCAGCGACGACGACGGCGTGGAACTCCAACTCTCCGAGACGGACGGGGAGACGGAGTTCGAGATGGGAACCGGCTGGGACCACCTCGCTCTCGGCGTCGAGGACGTGGACGAGACGGTGGAACGCATCGACCACTACGGCGTCGAGAAGGAACCGGGACCGCAACCGGAAGCCGGCGCGTACACGGCGTTCGTCGCGGACCCCGACGGTCACTCCGTCGAACTCATCGAACCGCTGGAGGAGTGAAGCGCCGGCGGCGAGAACCGCCGAGAGCGAATCGATTCGCGTCGCGTCGGGCCGTCAGTTACCGACGTTCGTGGCGCGTTCGACGACGTCCGACCCGTACATCTCCTCGAGTTCCTCGTGCTGGTCCGGTCGGTGTTCGTAGACGTCCTGGAACAGCGTAATCGGCGTCTGCGCGGCCTGATAGGTTGCCTCGTCCCACATCCGGTCCTTCTGGAGTTCGACTTCGACGCCGTCGACGACGAGCGTCGCGGACTGGGTCATCGCGATGGCGCCCTTGCCCGCCTCTTTCGCGGCTTCGAACTCCTCCATCGAGTCCACGATGTCGTCCATGCTGGGGACGTAGGCGGTCATGTCGAGCAGTTCCTGCCGGAGTTCGTCCTCGTCGAGTTCGTGTTCCTCGCCGCCGACGCGCAGGACGTAGCCGTCGTCGGTCGACTCCAGTCCCACGTCGTCGCCGCGGTACACCTGCTTGCCGTCCTCGGCGTCGAGTTCTATCTCTCGGTCACCGACCTCCAGCAGCCAACTGCCCGTCTTCGGCGGCAGGGGGGACTTGTTCGCCTCGACGACCTGTCCGGGCGTCAGCGACCAGATGCCGAGCATCCCCTTCGCCTGGTTCTCGACCATCCGCTCGTTGTATCCCTCCACGTCGCGGATGTCGTCGTACG contains:
- a CDS encoding VOC family protein codes for the protein MPSVSVLHVCLNVADAAESIAFYEQFGFTESWQFTTPDGETTNYYVSDDDGVELQLSETDGETEFEMGTGWDHLALGVEDVDETVERIDHYGVEKEPGPQPEAGAYTAFVADPDGHSVELIEPLEE